A portion of the Gossypium arboreum isolate Shixiya-1 chromosome 8, ASM2569848v2, whole genome shotgun sequence genome contains these proteins:
- the LOC108468305 gene encoding protein MAINTENANCE OF MERISTEMS-like, with protein MDSLIDSTNHISSSINKMVEYRALKGRIHSVGFQPDECLIPFLELAGFGSAALIRTFNLRYDLISTLVERWRPETHIFHLPCRECTITLEDVALQLGLPIDENAVTGVSLISRPAHLCYDLLGRSPSEGKFQTLKFSWLKANFEYLPSTATELEVMQAAWGSAVLAICTTNFVGQQIPLHIGGCLILLQSWALYQMPFLASISHQSYIFSLVNRWSTNPGIGRSYTVPIYRLMIENHSGEGFIWMPYSVPEVTAVIPSYAHVHSHLWCISAPLIHFHTVEWYD; from the exons ATGGATTCATTGATTGATAGTACTAATCACATATCAAGTAGCATTAATAAGAtg GTCGAGTACCGCGCATTGAAGGGCCGTATTCATAGTGTAGGGTTTCAGCCGGATGAATGCCTAATACCGTTCTTAGAGTTAGCCGGGTTCGGATCAGCAGCATTGATCCGGACTTTTAATCTACGATATGACTTGATTTCTACCTTAGTCGAGCGATGGCGTCCGGagacccacatatttcatttgcCGTGCAGGGAGTGCACAATCACTCTAGAGGACGTTGCACTACAGCTGGGGCTCCCCATTGATGAGAACGCGGTCACAGGCGTAAGTTTGATCTCCAGGCCTGCTCACCTTTGCTATGACTTACTTGGACGCTCGCCAAGTGAGGGAAAATTTCAAACCTTGAAGTTTTCATggctaaaggccaattttgaaTATTTGCCTAGTACTGCCACTGAATTGGAGGTTATGCAGGCAGC TTGGGGGTCTGCAGTGTTAGCCATTTGTACCACGAACTTTGTCGGACAACAGATCCCTCTGCACATAGGTGGATGCCTCATACTGTTGCAGTCGTGGGCGCTTTATCagatgccattcttggcatccATTAGTCATCAATCATATATATTTTCACTCGTTAACAG ATGGAGCACGAATCCGGGTATCGGGAGGTCATACACGGTTCCGATATACCGTCTGATGATCGAGAATCATTCTGGAGAGGGA TTCATTTGGATGCCATATTCTGTTCCTGAAGTTACAGCTGTTATTCCATCGTATGCCCACGTCCACTCACACCTATGGTGCATTAGTGCACCCCTTATCCATTTTCATACGGTGGAGTGGTACGATTGA
- the LOC108468029 gene encoding hydroxymethylglutaryl-CoA synthase-like translates to MAKNVGVLAMEIYFPPTCVQQEALETHDGASKGKYTIGLGQDCMAFCTEVEDVISMGLTAVTSLLEKYTIDPKQIGRFEVGSETVIDKSKSIKTFLMQIFEKCGNTDIEGVDSTNACYGGTAALFNCVNWVESSSWDGRYGLVVCTDSAVYAEGPARPTGGAAAIAMLIGPDAPIVFESKFRGSHMSHAYDFYKPNLASEYPVVDGKLSQTCYLMALDTCYKYFCYKYEKLEGKQFSISDADYIVFHSPYNKLVQKSFARLLFNDFIRNASSVDDIAKGKLSLFSNLTGDETYQSRDLEKVSQQVSKSLYDAKVQPTTLIPKQVGNMYTASLYAAFASLIHNKHSELAGKRVILFSYGSGLTSTMFSLRLHEGQHPFCLSNLATVMNVAGKLKWRHEFPPEKFVQTMKLMEHRYGAKDFVTSKDCGLLSPGTYYLTEVDSMYRRFYSKKDGDYTVCETGSLANGH, encoded by the exons ATGGCAAAGAATGTGGGAGTTCTAGCTATGGAAATCTACTTCCCTCCTACCTGTGTTCAACAG GAAGCATTGGAGACTCATGATGGTGCAAGCAAAGGAAAATACACCATTGGACTTGGACAAGATTGCATGGCCTTTTGTACCGAGGTCGAAGATGTTATCTCAATGGG TTTGACTGCTGTTACTTCACTCCTTGAAAAGTATACGATTGACCCTAAGCAAATTGGCCGTTTCGAAGTTGGGAGTGAGACTGTTATAGACAAGAGCAAGTCCATTAAGACTTTCCTAATGCAAATCTTTGAG AAATGTGGTAACACTGACATTGAAGGGGTGGACTCAACGAATGCTTGTTATGGAGGGACTGCAGCTCTATTCAACTGCGTCAATTGGGTGGAAAGTAGTTCATGGGATGGACGATATGGTCTTGTTGTTTGTACTGACAGTGCG GTCTATGCAGAAGGACCTGCTCGGCCAACTGGAGGAGCAGCTGCAATTGCTATGCTAATAGGGCCTGATGCTCCTATTGTTTTTGAAAGCAAATTTAGGGGCAGTCATATGTCTCATGCCTATGACTTTTACAAACCCAACCTTGCTAGTGAATATCCT GTTGTTGATGGGAAACTTTCTCAAACGTGCTATCTCATGGCTCTTGATACTTGCTATAAGTATTTCTGCTACAA GTATGAGAAACTAGAGGGCAAACAATTTTCCATTTCTGATGCTGACTACATTGTTTTCCATTCTCCATATAACAAG CTTGTGCAGAAAAGCTTTGCTCGTTTGTTGTTCAATGACTTCATAAGGAATGCCAG TTCTGTTGATGACATTgctaaaggaaaattgagtctattttcaaatttgactggTGATGAAACCTACCAGAGCAGGGATCTTGAGAAG GTATCCCAACAAGTTTCAAAGTCCCTTTATGATGCAAAGGTGCAACCAACCACCTTGATACCAAAGCAAGTTGGCAATATGTATACCGCATCTCTTTATGCTGCATTCGCATCCCTTATTCACAACAAACATAGTGAATTG GCTGGAAAGCGGGTAATATTGTTCTCGTATGGAAGTGGTCTGACTTCTACAATGTTTTCATTGCGACTCCATGAAGGTCAACATCCCTTTTGCCTATCAAACCTTGCAACGGTAATGAATGTTGCTGGGAAATTGAAGTGGAGGCATGAG TTCCCTCCTGAGAAGTTTGTTCAGACAATGAAGCTAATGGAGCATAGATATGGAGCCAAGGATTTTGTGACGAGCAAGGACTGCGGCCTTTTGTCTCCAGGAACATACTACCTCACCGAAGTTGATTCTATGTACCGGAGATTCTATTCAAAGAAGGATGGGGACTATACTGTCTGTGAGACTGGATCCCTTGCTAACGGACATTGA